Proteins encoded by one window of Chrysemys picta bellii isolate R12L10 chromosome 10, ASM1138683v2, whole genome shotgun sequence:
- the MRTFB gene encoding myocardin-related transcription factor B isoform X3, whose amino-acid sequence MSATAAREVLQLRLQQRRTREQLVDQGIMPPLKSPAAFHEQRKSLERARTENFLKHKIRSRPDRSELVRMHILEETFAEPSLQATQMKLKRARLADDLNEKIAQRPGPMELVEKNILPVDSSVKEAIIVGQESYPQALDDYSFDEDSSDALSPDQPASQESQGSAASPGEPKTSDSPSSVTPNTTSTTQQYLSLTSAVPEFLKPAPTTEQHTTHSTTTTTTLTTNTLSAAKPGPTLVKQSHPKNPTDKHRSKKCKEPKPRVKKLKYHQYIPPDQKGEKNEPQMDSNYARLLQQQQLFLQLQILSQQQQHYNYQTILPAPLKPLSDKQNNNGNIPLTTLSNSTPTPVACTPRQNSNIPSRKPGPLPSSLDDLKVAELKMELKLRGLPVSGTKTDLIERLKPYQDLNNNNGVNTNKVVAITTSTGVISNTGEVTVAFPVTTLNKSVGSFPSETSSAGTGFKLAHTESISSPLPISPSPSEQSSLSTDDTNMTDTFTEMMSMMSPSQYLSTSPLRVTVNEDSLSHASGSISSMELDAAEKDRKLQEKEKQIEELKRKLEQEQKLVEVLKMQLEVEKRGQQQQQSQTPVNSITTLDQKQLNAAIKNENALTDCSSPRQPVSVTSHSLGQPVSTGGQNLVAKKAVVIKQEIPLAKAEPQNVISQFYVSSQRQPQTAVVAQPQALLTTHGTTQLLLPLSIQGPNSATSVQLPVGNIQLQAQSQAGIQASSQVSAPVSSSGLVQTAPQIHGPPSKQNTVTQYVLSQAQQIRKVFPSSTSNTVFPYQNPPVTTLQQPFINKALNTSLDAGKNQVPSVQNGPSKPDSPPESQPYIIQHSLFNNPVAKTKDPPRYEEAIKQTRNMQACQREISNAHSQQMDDLFDILIKSGEISLPIKEEPSPISKMRPVTANITTMPVNTVVSRPPPQVQMAPPMSLEPTNSLSLSLENQLEALLDGTLPSGNEIPQLTSSREDRESFSLIEDLQNDLLNHSSMLDHAHSPMETADQQFTANSSCLSLDLPDTNLDNMEWLDITMPNSSSGLTPLSSTAPSMFSTDFLDPQDLQLHWD is encoded by the exons CTTTGAAAAGCCCAGCTGCATTCCATGAGCAGAGAAAGAGCTTGGAACGAGCCAGG actgaaaATTTTCTGAAGCACAAGATTCGCAGCAGACCAGATCGATCAGAATTGGTCAGAATGCATATTCTGGAAG AGACATTTGCAGAACCCTCACTGCAGGCAACTCAGATGAAACTGAAGAGAGCTCGGCTGGCAGATGATCTGAATGAGAAGATTGCTCAGAGGCCTGGCCCTATGGAACTGGTGGAAAAGAACATCCTTCCTGTAGACTCCAGTGTTAAAGAAGCAATTATAG TTGGACAAGAGAGTTATCCCCAAGCTTTGGATGATTACTCATTTGATGAAGACAGCAGTGACGCTTTATCTCCAGATCAGCCTGCTAGCCAGGAATCCCAGGGTTCAGCAGCGTCTCCTGGTGAGCCAAAAACAAGTGACTCACCATCATCAGTCACACCGAACACTACTTCTACCACACAG cAGTATCTCTCATTAACCTCTGCAGTCCCTGAATTCCTAAAGCCTGCCCCCACCACTGAGCAGCACACTACACACTCTACAACTACTACTACCACTCTGACCACAAATACTCTATCTGCAGCAAAGCCTGGGCCAACTCTGGTAAAG CAAAGTCACCCGAAGAACCCAACTGACAAGCATCGGAGCAAGAAATGTAAAGAACCTAAGCCTAGGGTGAAGAAGTTGAAGTATCATCAATATATCCCACCTGATCAGAAAGGTGAGAAGAACGAGCCACAGATGGACTCCAATTACGCTCGTTTACTACAGCAACAGCAGctttttttgcagctgcagaTCCTGAGCCAACAGCAACAACACTACAACTACCAGACCATTCTACCTGCACCGCTCAA ACCTCTCAGTGACAAACAGAATAACAACGGGAATATACCACTGACCACTTTGAGCAACAGCACACCTACGCCAGTAGCCTGCACACCAAGACAGAACAGTAATATTCCCAGCAGAAAACCAGGACCTCTTCCTTCAAGCTTGGATGACCTGAAG GTAGCTGAACTGAAGATGGAATTGAAATTAAGGGGATTGCCAGTGTCTGGAACTAAAACAGATCTTATTGAGCGTTTAAAACCCTACCAAgatcttaataataataatggtgtcAATACTAATAAAGTGGTTGCAATAACCACTTCTACTGGTGTCATCAGTAACACGGGGGAGGTAACTGTGGCATTCCCTGTTACAACATTAAATAAATCAGTGGGGAGCTTCCCTTCAGAAACATCGTCTGCTGGAACTGGCTTCAAATTAGCACATACTGAAAGCATTAGCTCCCCTTTGCCCATTTCACCATCTCCTTCAGAACAATCAAGTCTGAGCACAGATGACACAAACATGACAGATACTTTCACAGAAATGATGAGCATGATGTCACCATCCCAGTACTTAAGCACTTCACCTCTAAGAGTGACTGTGAATGAAGACAGTCTGAGTCATGCCAGTGGAAGCATTTCAAGCATGGAGCTTGATGCAGCAGAAAAGGACCGCAAGCTTCAAGAAAAAGAGAAGCAGATTGAAGAGCTCAAAAGGAAGCTGGAACAAGAACAGAAACTTGTGGAAGTACTGAAAATGCAACTGGAGGTTGAAAAACggggtcagcagcagcagcaatcccAGACTCCTGTTAACTCCATAACTACGCTGGATCAGAAACAATTAAATGCTGCTATCAAAAATGAAAATGCTCTCACTGATTGCTCTAGTCCAAGGCAACCAGTATCTGTAACCAGCCATTCTTTAGGACAGCCAGTGTCTACTGGTGGCCAGAACCTAGTTGCTAAAAAGGCTGTTGTTATCAAACAGGAGATACCTTTGGCCAAAGCTGAACCACAGAATGTAATCTCTCAATTCTATGTGAGTTCACAGAGGCAGCCACAAACTGCAGTTGTTGCCCAGCCTCAAGCTTTACTAACTACCCACGGAACAACACAATTGCTACTCCCACTGTCTATCCAAGGACCGAATTCAGCCACTTCAGTGCAGCTACCAGTGGGCAATATACAGCTACAG GCTCAGTCACAAGCAGGAATTCAGGCTTCATCACAAGTATCTGCGCCTGTTTCATCTTCTGGTCTAGTTCAGACAGCACCACAGATTCATGGTCCACCATCAAAACAAAATACCGTCACCCAGTATGTGCTCAGTCAGGCCCAACAAATCAGAAAG GTTTTCCCATCTAGTACATCAAATACAGTATTTCCCTATCAAAATCCACCTGTTACAACACTACAGCAGCCTTTTATCAATAAGGCATTAAACACTAGCCTTGATGCTGGGAAGAACCAGGTTCCCTCAGTGCAAAATGGACCCAGTAAG CCTGACTCACCACCTGAGTCCCAGCCATATATCATACAACACTCTCTATTCAACAATCCAGTAGCCAAGACAAAAGACCCTCCACGTTATGAAGAGGCCATAAAACAGACCCGCAACATGCAGGCATGTCAGCGAGAG ATTTCAAATGCACACAGTCAGCAGATGGATGATCTCTTTGATATCCTCATTAAGAGTGGAG AGATTTCCCTCCCTATAAAAGAGGAACCATCTCCCATTTCCAAAATGAGACCAGTTACAGCCAATATCACCACAATGCCAGTGAACACAGTGGTATCTCGCCCACCACCACAAGTCCAAATGGCACCGCCTATGTCTTTAGAACCAACAAACAGTTTGTCTCTAAGTTTGGAGAACCAACTTGAAGCTCTCTTGGATGGAACTTTACCTTCAGGTAATGAAATTCCTCAACTAACAAGCAGTCGCGAGGACAGAGAATCATTTTCTCTGATTGAAGATCTTCAGAATGATCTGCTTAATCACTCCAGCATGCTTGATCATGCTCATTCACCCATGGAAACAGCTGACCAACAATTCACTGCTAATAGTTCCTGTTTATCTCTTGACCTTCCTGACACAAATTTAGACAATATGGAGTGGTTAGACATTACCATGCCCAATTCCTCATCGGGGCTTACTCCTCTGAGCTCTACTGCCCCAAGTATGTTTTCCACTGACTTTCTAGATCCACAAGACCTACAGCTGCACTGGGATTAA
- the MRTFB gene encoding myocardin-related transcription factor B isoform X10: MLDVAIQRSLIMIDSSKKQQQGFPEILPTGAIETLKEKECLEVNSQKSLKEVLQLRLQQRRTREQLVDQGIMPPLKSPAAFHEQRKSLERARTENFLKHKIRSRPDRSELVRMHILEETFAEPSLQATQMKLKRARLADDLNEKIAQRPGPMELVEKNILPVDSSVKEAIIAVGQESYPQALDDYSFDEDSSDALSPDQPASQESQGSAASPGEPKTSDSPSSVTPNTTSTTQYLSLTSAVPEFLKPAPTTEQHTTHSTTTTTTLTTNTLSAAKPGPTLVKQSHPKNPTDKHRSKKCKEPKPRVKKLKYHQYIPPDQKGEKNEPQMDSNYARLLQQQQLFLQLQILSQQQQHYNYQTILPAPLKPLSDKQNNNGNIPLTTLSNSTPTPVACTPRQNSNIPSRKPGPLPSSLDDLKVAELKMELKLRGLPVSGTKTDLIERLKPYQDLNNNNGVNTNKVVAITTSTGVISNTGEVTVAFPVTTLNKSVGSFPSETSSAGTGFKLAHTESISSPLPISPSPSEQSSLSTDDTNMTDTFTEMMSMMSPSQYLSTSPLRVTVNEDSLSHASGSISSMELDAAEKDRKLQEKEKQIEELKRKLEQEQKLVEVLKMQLEVEKRGQQQQQSQTPVNSITTLDQKQLNAAIKNENALTDCSSPRQPVSVTSHSLGQPVSTGGQNLVAKKAVVIKQEIPLAKAEPQNVISQFYVSSQRQPQTAVVAQPQALLTTHGTTQLLLPLSIQGPNSATSVQLPVGNIQLQAQSQAGIQASSQVSAPVSSSGLVQTAPQIHGPPSKQNTVTQYVLSQAQQIRKVFPSSTSNTVFPYQNPPVTTLQQPFINKALNTSLDAGKNQVPSVQNGPSKPDSPPESQPYIIQHSLFNNPVAKTKDPPRYEEAIKQTRNMQACQREISNAHSQQMDDLFDILIKSGEISLPIKEEPSPISKMRPVTANITTMPVNTVVSRPPPQVQMAPPMSLEPTNSLSLSLENQLEALLDGTLPSGNEIPQLTSSREDRESFSLIEDLQNDLLNHSSMLDHAHSPMETADQQFTANSSCLSLDLPDTNLDNMEWLDITMPNSSSGLTPLSSTAPSMFSTDFLDPQDLQLHWD; the protein is encoded by the exons CTTTGAAAAGCCCAGCTGCATTCCATGAGCAGAGAAAGAGCTTGGAACGAGCCAGG actgaaaATTTTCTGAAGCACAAGATTCGCAGCAGACCAGATCGATCAGAATTGGTCAGAATGCATATTCTGGAAG AGACATTTGCAGAACCCTCACTGCAGGCAACTCAGATGAAACTGAAGAGAGCTCGGCTGGCAGATGATCTGAATGAGAAGATTGCTCAGAGGCCTGGCCCTATGGAACTGGTGGAAAAGAACATCCTTCCTGTAGACTCCAGTGTTAAAGAAGCAATTATAG CAGTTGGACAAGAGAGTTATCCCCAAGCTTTGGATGATTACTCATTTGATGAAGACAGCAGTGACGCTTTATCTCCAGATCAGCCTGCTAGCCAGGAATCCCAGGGTTCAGCAGCGTCTCCTGGTGAGCCAAAAACAAGTGACTCACCATCATCAGTCACACCGAACACTACTTCTACCACACAG TATCTCTCATTAACCTCTGCAGTCCCTGAATTCCTAAAGCCTGCCCCCACCACTGAGCAGCACACTACACACTCTACAACTACTACTACCACTCTGACCACAAATACTCTATCTGCAGCAAAGCCTGGGCCAACTCTGGTAAAG CAAAGTCACCCGAAGAACCCAACTGACAAGCATCGGAGCAAGAAATGTAAAGAACCTAAGCCTAGGGTGAAGAAGTTGAAGTATCATCAATATATCCCACCTGATCAGAAAGGTGAGAAGAACGAGCCACAGATGGACTCCAATTACGCTCGTTTACTACAGCAACAGCAGctttttttgcagctgcagaTCCTGAGCCAACAGCAACAACACTACAACTACCAGACCATTCTACCTGCACCGCTCAA ACCTCTCAGTGACAAACAGAATAACAACGGGAATATACCACTGACCACTTTGAGCAACAGCACACCTACGCCAGTAGCCTGCACACCAAGACAGAACAGTAATATTCCCAGCAGAAAACCAGGACCTCTTCCTTCAAGCTTGGATGACCTGAAG GTAGCTGAACTGAAGATGGAATTGAAATTAAGGGGATTGCCAGTGTCTGGAACTAAAACAGATCTTATTGAGCGTTTAAAACCCTACCAAgatcttaataataataatggtgtcAATACTAATAAAGTGGTTGCAATAACCACTTCTACTGGTGTCATCAGTAACACGGGGGAGGTAACTGTGGCATTCCCTGTTACAACATTAAATAAATCAGTGGGGAGCTTCCCTTCAGAAACATCGTCTGCTGGAACTGGCTTCAAATTAGCACATACTGAAAGCATTAGCTCCCCTTTGCCCATTTCACCATCTCCTTCAGAACAATCAAGTCTGAGCACAGATGACACAAACATGACAGATACTTTCACAGAAATGATGAGCATGATGTCACCATCCCAGTACTTAAGCACTTCACCTCTAAGAGTGACTGTGAATGAAGACAGTCTGAGTCATGCCAGTGGAAGCATTTCAAGCATGGAGCTTGATGCAGCAGAAAAGGACCGCAAGCTTCAAGAAAAAGAGAAGCAGATTGAAGAGCTCAAAAGGAAGCTGGAACAAGAACAGAAACTTGTGGAAGTACTGAAAATGCAACTGGAGGTTGAAAAACggggtcagcagcagcagcaatcccAGACTCCTGTTAACTCCATAACTACGCTGGATCAGAAACAATTAAATGCTGCTATCAAAAATGAAAATGCTCTCACTGATTGCTCTAGTCCAAGGCAACCAGTATCTGTAACCAGCCATTCTTTAGGACAGCCAGTGTCTACTGGTGGCCAGAACCTAGTTGCTAAAAAGGCTGTTGTTATCAAACAGGAGATACCTTTGGCCAAAGCTGAACCACAGAATGTAATCTCTCAATTCTATGTGAGTTCACAGAGGCAGCCACAAACTGCAGTTGTTGCCCAGCCTCAAGCTTTACTAACTACCCACGGAACAACACAATTGCTACTCCCACTGTCTATCCAAGGACCGAATTCAGCCACTTCAGTGCAGCTACCAGTGGGCAATATACAGCTACAG GCTCAGTCACAAGCAGGAATTCAGGCTTCATCACAAGTATCTGCGCCTGTTTCATCTTCTGGTCTAGTTCAGACAGCACCACAGATTCATGGTCCACCATCAAAACAAAATACCGTCACCCAGTATGTGCTCAGTCAGGCCCAACAAATCAGAAAG GTTTTCCCATCTAGTACATCAAATACAGTATTTCCCTATCAAAATCCACCTGTTACAACACTACAGCAGCCTTTTATCAATAAGGCATTAAACACTAGCCTTGATGCTGGGAAGAACCAGGTTCCCTCAGTGCAAAATGGACCCAGTAAG CCTGACTCACCACCTGAGTCCCAGCCATATATCATACAACACTCTCTATTCAACAATCCAGTAGCCAAGACAAAAGACCCTCCACGTTATGAAGAGGCCATAAAACAGACCCGCAACATGCAGGCATGTCAGCGAGAG ATTTCAAATGCACACAGTCAGCAGATGGATGATCTCTTTGATATCCTCATTAAGAGTGGAG AGATTTCCCTCCCTATAAAAGAGGAACCATCTCCCATTTCCAAAATGAGACCAGTTACAGCCAATATCACCACAATGCCAGTGAACACAGTGGTATCTCGCCCACCACCACAAGTCCAAATGGCACCGCCTATGTCTTTAGAACCAACAAACAGTTTGTCTCTAAGTTTGGAGAACCAACTTGAAGCTCTCTTGGATGGAACTTTACCTTCAGGTAATGAAATTCCTCAACTAACAAGCAGTCGCGAGGACAGAGAATCATTTTCTCTGATTGAAGATCTTCAGAATGATCTGCTTAATCACTCCAGCATGCTTGATCATGCTCATTCACCCATGGAAACAGCTGACCAACAATTCACTGCTAATAGTTCCTGTTTATCTCTTGACCTTCCTGACACAAATTTAGACAATATGGAGTGGTTAGACATTACCATGCCCAATTCCTCATCGGGGCTTACTCCTCTGAGCTCTACTGCCCCAAGTATGTTTTCCACTGACTTTCTAGATCCACAAGACCTACAGCTGCACTGGGATTAA
- the MRTFB gene encoding myocardin-related transcription factor B isoform X4, giving the protein MLDVAIQRSLIMIDSSKKQQQGFPEILPTGAIETLKEKECLEVNSQKSLKEVLQLRLQQRRTREQLVDQGIMPPLKSPAAFHEQRKSLERARTENFLKHKIRSRPDRSELVRMHILEETFAEPSLQATQMKLKRARLADDLNEKIAQRPGPMELVEKNILPVDSSVKEAIIAVGQESYPQALDDYSFDEDSSDALSPDQPASQESQGSAASPGEPKTSDSPSSVTPNTTSTTQQYLSLTSAVPEFLKPAPTTEQHTTHSTTTTTTLTTNTLSAAKPGPTLVKQSHPKNPTDKHRSKKCKEPKPRVKKLKYHQYIPPDQKGEKNEPQMDSNYARLLQQQQLFLQLQILSQQQQHYNYQTILPAPLKPLSDKQNNNGNIPLTTLSNSTPTPVACTPRQNSNIPSRKPGPLPSSLDDLKVAELKMELKLRGLPVSGTKTDLIERLKPYQDLNNNNGVNTNKVVAITTSTGVISNTGEVTVAFPVTTLNKSVGSFPSETSSAGTGFKLAHTESISSPLPISPSPSEQSSLSTDDTNMTDTFTEMMSMMSPSQYLSTSPLRVTVNEDSLSHASGSISSMELDAAEKDRKLQEKEKQIEELKRKLEQEQKLVEVLKMQLEVEKRGQQQQQSQTPVNSITTLDQKQLNAAIKNENALTDCSSPRQPVSVTSHSLGQPVSTGGQNLVAKKAVVIKQEIPLAKAEPQNVISQFYVSSQRQPQTAVVAQPQALLTTHGTTQLLLPLSIQGPNSATSVQLPVGNIQLQAQSQAGIQASSQVSAPVSSSGLVQTAPQIHGPPSKQNTVTQYVLSQAQQIRKVFPSSTSNTVFPYQNPPVTTLQQPFINKALNTSLDAGKNQVPSVQNGPSKPDSPPESQPYIIQHSLFNNPVAKTKDPPRYEEAIKQTRNMQACQREISNAHSQQMDDLFDILIKSGEISLPIKEEPSPISKMRPVTANITTMPVNTVVSRPPPQVQMAPPMSLEPTNSLSLSLENQLEALLDGTLPSGNEIPQLTSSREDRESFSLIEDLQNDLLNHSSMLDHAHSPMETADQQFTANSSCLSLDLPDTNLDNMEWLDITMPNSSSGLTPLSSTAPSMFSTDFLDPQDLQLHWD; this is encoded by the exons CTTTGAAAAGCCCAGCTGCATTCCATGAGCAGAGAAAGAGCTTGGAACGAGCCAGG actgaaaATTTTCTGAAGCACAAGATTCGCAGCAGACCAGATCGATCAGAATTGGTCAGAATGCATATTCTGGAAG AGACATTTGCAGAACCCTCACTGCAGGCAACTCAGATGAAACTGAAGAGAGCTCGGCTGGCAGATGATCTGAATGAGAAGATTGCTCAGAGGCCTGGCCCTATGGAACTGGTGGAAAAGAACATCCTTCCTGTAGACTCCAGTGTTAAAGAAGCAATTATAG CAGTTGGACAAGAGAGTTATCCCCAAGCTTTGGATGATTACTCATTTGATGAAGACAGCAGTGACGCTTTATCTCCAGATCAGCCTGCTAGCCAGGAATCCCAGGGTTCAGCAGCGTCTCCTGGTGAGCCAAAAACAAGTGACTCACCATCATCAGTCACACCGAACACTACTTCTACCACACAG cAGTATCTCTCATTAACCTCTGCAGTCCCTGAATTCCTAAAGCCTGCCCCCACCACTGAGCAGCACACTACACACTCTACAACTACTACTACCACTCTGACCACAAATACTCTATCTGCAGCAAAGCCTGGGCCAACTCTGGTAAAG CAAAGTCACCCGAAGAACCCAACTGACAAGCATCGGAGCAAGAAATGTAAAGAACCTAAGCCTAGGGTGAAGAAGTTGAAGTATCATCAATATATCCCACCTGATCAGAAAGGTGAGAAGAACGAGCCACAGATGGACTCCAATTACGCTCGTTTACTACAGCAACAGCAGctttttttgcagctgcagaTCCTGAGCCAACAGCAACAACACTACAACTACCAGACCATTCTACCTGCACCGCTCAA ACCTCTCAGTGACAAACAGAATAACAACGGGAATATACCACTGACCACTTTGAGCAACAGCACACCTACGCCAGTAGCCTGCACACCAAGACAGAACAGTAATATTCCCAGCAGAAAACCAGGACCTCTTCCTTCAAGCTTGGATGACCTGAAG GTAGCTGAACTGAAGATGGAATTGAAATTAAGGGGATTGCCAGTGTCTGGAACTAAAACAGATCTTATTGAGCGTTTAAAACCCTACCAAgatcttaataataataatggtgtcAATACTAATAAAGTGGTTGCAATAACCACTTCTACTGGTGTCATCAGTAACACGGGGGAGGTAACTGTGGCATTCCCTGTTACAACATTAAATAAATCAGTGGGGAGCTTCCCTTCAGAAACATCGTCTGCTGGAACTGGCTTCAAATTAGCACATACTGAAAGCATTAGCTCCCCTTTGCCCATTTCACCATCTCCTTCAGAACAATCAAGTCTGAGCACAGATGACACAAACATGACAGATACTTTCACAGAAATGATGAGCATGATGTCACCATCCCAGTACTTAAGCACTTCACCTCTAAGAGTGACTGTGAATGAAGACAGTCTGAGTCATGCCAGTGGAAGCATTTCAAGCATGGAGCTTGATGCAGCAGAAAAGGACCGCAAGCTTCAAGAAAAAGAGAAGCAGATTGAAGAGCTCAAAAGGAAGCTGGAACAAGAACAGAAACTTGTGGAAGTACTGAAAATGCAACTGGAGGTTGAAAAACggggtcagcagcagcagcaatcccAGACTCCTGTTAACTCCATAACTACGCTGGATCAGAAACAATTAAATGCTGCTATCAAAAATGAAAATGCTCTCACTGATTGCTCTAGTCCAAGGCAACCAGTATCTGTAACCAGCCATTCTTTAGGACAGCCAGTGTCTACTGGTGGCCAGAACCTAGTTGCTAAAAAGGCTGTTGTTATCAAACAGGAGATACCTTTGGCCAAAGCTGAACCACAGAATGTAATCTCTCAATTCTATGTGAGTTCACAGAGGCAGCCACAAACTGCAGTTGTTGCCCAGCCTCAAGCTTTACTAACTACCCACGGAACAACACAATTGCTACTCCCACTGTCTATCCAAGGACCGAATTCAGCCACTTCAGTGCAGCTACCAGTGGGCAATATACAGCTACAG GCTCAGTCACAAGCAGGAATTCAGGCTTCATCACAAGTATCTGCGCCTGTTTCATCTTCTGGTCTAGTTCAGACAGCACCACAGATTCATGGTCCACCATCAAAACAAAATACCGTCACCCAGTATGTGCTCAGTCAGGCCCAACAAATCAGAAAG GTTTTCCCATCTAGTACATCAAATACAGTATTTCCCTATCAAAATCCACCTGTTACAACACTACAGCAGCCTTTTATCAATAAGGCATTAAACACTAGCCTTGATGCTGGGAAGAACCAGGTTCCCTCAGTGCAAAATGGACCCAGTAAG CCTGACTCACCACCTGAGTCCCAGCCATATATCATACAACACTCTCTATTCAACAATCCAGTAGCCAAGACAAAAGACCCTCCACGTTATGAAGAGGCCATAAAACAGACCCGCAACATGCAGGCATGTCAGCGAGAG ATTTCAAATGCACACAGTCAGCAGATGGATGATCTCTTTGATATCCTCATTAAGAGTGGAG AGATTTCCCTCCCTATAAAAGAGGAACCATCTCCCATTTCCAAAATGAGACCAGTTACAGCCAATATCACCACAATGCCAGTGAACACAGTGGTATCTCGCCCACCACCACAAGTCCAAATGGCACCGCCTATGTCTTTAGAACCAACAAACAGTTTGTCTCTAAGTTTGGAGAACCAACTTGAAGCTCTCTTGGATGGAACTTTACCTTCAGGTAATGAAATTCCTCAACTAACAAGCAGTCGCGAGGACAGAGAATCATTTTCTCTGATTGAAGATCTTCAGAATGATCTGCTTAATCACTCCAGCATGCTTGATCATGCTCATTCACCCATGGAAACAGCTGACCAACAATTCACTGCTAATAGTTCCTGTTTATCTCTTGACCTTCCTGACACAAATTTAGACAATATGGAGTGGTTAGACATTACCATGCCCAATTCCTCATCGGGGCTTACTCCTCTGAGCTCTACTGCCCCAAGTATGTTTTCCACTGACTTTCTAGATCCACAAGACCTACAGCTGCACTGGGATTAA